DNA from Methanococcus voltae:
ACGTTTTCAGTCATTTTTCCCGTAACGAAAGCGATTACGTCGCACCCTCGTGTGCAAGCATTGGTAATGCCACTTGATACGCCAAATCTAATGTCTGGTTTTATATCTAATTTATGTAGTAATACTGCGCTAACAGTACCCATAGTTGCAATTACAGCATCAGGATTTTCTCCCATTATCTTTTTAACAAACTCTACATTTACTACACTTGTACCGCCCTTTACTTTAGGAGGTATTTTTAAAACGATTACTTTTCCTTTCCTTACATCAACATAACCCTCGAGTTCGTGTATAGAAATGTCATCGCCTTTTTTACCATCTTCATAAACAATAGCTGATGCTTCAGTGGTTTTTGTTTTAGAAATGTACATTAAACCCTTGTGCATATAAAGATATACTTTATCGCCTTTTTT
Protein-coding regions in this window:
- a CDS encoding winged helix-turn-helix transcriptional regulator — encoded protein: MKKRNITEFQILSEIVRKQPHIKQKEIAEVLGITVQGVSEHVRSLAKNGFIKSRGRGEYVITDMGMEHLKLWIGDFKDYLSEVNQNLYRYKDTWPAIANEDVKKGDKVYLYMHKGLMYISKTKTTEASAIVYEDGKKGDDISIHELEGYVDVRKGKVIVLKIPPKVKGGTSVVNVEFVKKIMGENPDAVIATMGTVSAVLLHKLDIKPDIRFGVSSGITNACTRGCDVIAFVTGKMTENVLNEIDKNKISYTILDAELESND